One window of Medicago truncatula cultivar Jemalong A17 chromosome 2, MtrunA17r5.0-ANR, whole genome shotgun sequence genomic DNA carries:
- the LOC25487307 gene encoding protein RICE SALT SENSITIVE 3 isoform X1, translating into MVGSGATSDRSKEAVGMMALHEALRTVCLNSDWTYSVFWTIRPRPRVRGGNGCKVGDDNGSLMLMWEDGFCRGRSGVEEIDGEDPVRKAFSKMSIQLYNYGEGLMGKVASDKCHKWVFKEPTECEPNISNYWQSSFDALPPEWTDQFESGIQTIAVIQAGHGLLQLGSCKIIPEDLHFVLRMRHTFESLGYQSGFYLSQLFSSTRNTSSSTSLPSKPSSTIPIRPPPPLFNWGQRPLSSPSSMLSSPNFQQHAARLGFPQTKDETHMFLMPHASSHETPRIEDMMGEHHESDIKWPNGLSFFNALTGRADDAKLLFNPDSLGGKQGDHDHNQHHHTLNQNPNSDGSNPNEFLSLDSHHEGGRKMDKFKRSFTLPTRVASSSSSTSMDHHQQQQGVEYRNSEGGGMYSDVMETFME; encoded by the exons ATGGTGGGCTCAGGAGCAACATCAGATAGGAGCAAAGAAGCTGTTGGGATGATGGCCCTTCATGAGGCCCTCAGAACCGTCTGTCTTAACTCAGACTGGACTTACTCTGTCTTCTGGACTATTCGTCCTCGCCC AAGAGTTAGAGGTGGTAATGGCTGCAAGGTTGGTGATGATAACGGCAGCTT gaTGTTGATGTGGGAAGATGGATTTTGCCGAGGAAGAAGTGGTGTTGAAGAAATTGATGGAGAAGATCCTGTGAGAAAAGCTTTCAGCAAAATGTCCATTCAGCTGTATAATTATGGAGAAGG GTTGATGGGGAAAGTTGCATCTGATAAGTGTCACAAGTGGGTCTTTAAAGAACCAACAGAATGTGAACCCAATATCTCTAACTACTGGCAGAGTTCATTTGATGCT CTTCCTCCTGAATGGACTGACCAGTTTGAATCAGGCATTCAG ACCATAGCTGTAATTCAAGCTGGACATGGTCTTCTTCAACTTGGTTCATGCAAGATT ATTCCTGAAGATCTTCATTTTGTCCTAAGAATGAGACACACATTTGAATCATTAGGTTACCAATCTGGTTTCTACCTCTCACAACTCTTCTCTTCAACAAGGAACACATCCTCATCAACTTCACTTCCTTCAAAACCATCTTCCACCATTCCAATTAGGCCACCTCCACCACTCTTCAACTGGGGTCAGAGACCACTATCTTCTCCTTCCTCAATGCTATCCTCACCCAATTTTCAACAACATGCAGCTAGGCTTGGTTTTCCACAAACCAAAGATGAAACACACATGTTTCTCATGCCTCATGCATCATCACATGAAACTCCAAGAATTGAAGACATGATGGGAGAACATCATGAAAGTGATATTAAATGGCCAAATGGTTTGTCTTTCTTTAATGCTTTAACTGGAAGAGCTGATGATGCTAAACTTTTGTTTAATCCGGATAGCTTAGGAGGAAAACAAGGTGATCAtgatcataatcaacatcatcacACTCTTAATCAAAATCCTAATTCAGATGGTTCGAACCCAAATGAGTTTTTGAGCTTGGATAGTCACCATGAAGGTGGAAGAAAAATGGACAAGTTTAAGAGAAGCTTCACTTTACCTACAAGAGTggcttcatcatcttcatctactTCAATggatcatcatcaacaacaacaaggtGTGGAGTATAGGAATTCAGAAGGAGGAGGTATGTACTCAGATGTTATGGAGACCTTTATGGAGTAA
- the LOC25487307 gene encoding protein RICE SALT SENSITIVE 3 isoform X2 encodes MGKVASDKCHKWVFKEPTECEPNISNYWQSSFDALPPEWTDQFESGIQTIAVIQAGHGLLQLGSCKIIPEDLHFVLRMRHTFESLGYQSGFYLSQLFSSTRNTSSSTSLPSKPSSTIPIRPPPPLFNWGQRPLSSPSSMLSSPNFQQHAARLGFPQTKDETHMFLMPHASSHETPRIEDMMGEHHESDIKWPNGLSFFNALTGRADDAKLLFNPDSLGGKQGDHDHNQHHHTLNQNPNSDGSNPNEFLSLDSHHEGGRKMDKFKRSFTLPTRVASSSSSTSMDHHQQQQGVEYRNSEGGGMYSDVMETFME; translated from the exons ATGGGGAAAGTTGCATCTGATAAGTGTCACAAGTGGGTCTTTAAAGAACCAACAGAATGTGAACCCAATATCTCTAACTACTGGCAGAGTTCATTTGATGCT CTTCCTCCTGAATGGACTGACCAGTTTGAATCAGGCATTCAG ACCATAGCTGTAATTCAAGCTGGACATGGTCTTCTTCAACTTGGTTCATGCAAGATT ATTCCTGAAGATCTTCATTTTGTCCTAAGAATGAGACACACATTTGAATCATTAGGTTACCAATCTGGTTTCTACCTCTCACAACTCTTCTCTTCAACAAGGAACACATCCTCATCAACTTCACTTCCTTCAAAACCATCTTCCACCATTCCAATTAGGCCACCTCCACCACTCTTCAACTGGGGTCAGAGACCACTATCTTCTCCTTCCTCAATGCTATCCTCACCCAATTTTCAACAACATGCAGCTAGGCTTGGTTTTCCACAAACCAAAGATGAAACACACATGTTTCTCATGCCTCATGCATCATCACATGAAACTCCAAGAATTGAAGACATGATGGGAGAACATCATGAAAGTGATATTAAATGGCCAAATGGTTTGTCTTTCTTTAATGCTTTAACTGGAAGAGCTGATGATGCTAAACTTTTGTTTAATCCGGATAGCTTAGGAGGAAAACAAGGTGATCAtgatcataatcaacatcatcacACTCTTAATCAAAATCCTAATTCAGATGGTTCGAACCCAAATGAGTTTTTGAGCTTGGATAGTCACCATGAAGGTGGAAGAAAAATGGACAAGTTTAAGAGAAGCTTCACTTTACCTACAAGAGTggcttcatcatcttcatctactTCAATggatcatcatcaacaacaacaaggtGTGGAGTATAGGAATTCAGAAGGAGGAGGTATGTACTCAGATGTTATGGAGACCTTTATGGAGTAA
- the LOC25487308 gene encoding probable protein phosphatase 2C 39, whose amino-acid sequence MAARDILHKMKEKVGFGLSDPDSGKGKSKMSKHITHGFHLVKGRSYHEMEDYLVARFKQIDNHELGLFAIFDGHAGHNVPNYLQSHLFDNILKEPDFWTEPVNAVKEAYSITDSSILEKSGELGRGGSTAVTAILIDGQKLVVANIGDSRAVLSKKGVAKQLSVDHEPTTEHEDIKNRGGFVSRFPGDVPRVDGRLAVSRAFGDKSLKKHLSSEPYVTVEKISEDAEFVILASDGLWKVMSNQEAVDCIKDIKDARSSAKRLTEEAVNRKSSDDISVIVVKLQ is encoded by the exons ATGGCTGCTAGAGATATTCTTCATAAGATGAAG GAAAAAGTTGGATTTGGTTTATCAGACCCTGATTCAGGGAAAGGAAAGAGCAAGATGTCGAAACACATAACTCACGGATTTCACTTGGTAAAGGGAAGATCATATCATGAAATGGAGGATTATCTTGTTGCTAGATTTAAGCAAATTGATAACCATGAATTAGGCTTGTTTGCAATATTTGATGGCCATGCTGGTCACAATGTACCTAACTACTTGCAGTCTCATTTGTTTGATAATATCTTAAAAGAG CCTGACTTCTGGACAGAACCTGTAAATGCTGTCAAGGAAGCGTATAGTATAACCGATTCTAGTATTTTAGAGAAGTCAGGTGAATTGGGAAGAGGGGGTTCCACAGCAGTTACCGCAATATTGATTGATGGTCAGAAGTTAGTGGTAGCCAATATCGGGGATTCTCGGGCTGTCTTATCAAAGAAAGGTGTGGCCAAACAACTGTCAGTGGATCATGAACCAACCACAGAACACGAGGATATAAAAAATAGAGGTGGTTTTGTATCAAGATTTCCAG GGGACGTTCCACGAGTTGATGGACGGTTGGCAGTGTCGAGGGCATTTGGTGACAAAAGCTTGAAGAAACACTTGAGTTCAGAGCCATATGTGACAGTAGAGAAGATAAGTGAAGATGCAGAATTTGTTATATTAGCCAGTGATGGATTGTGGAAG GTAATGTCAAATCAAGAAGCAGTTGATTGTATCAAAGATATAAAGGATGCTCGGTCGTCAGCAAAGCGCCTCACTGAAGAAGCAGTTAACAGGAAAAGCAGCGACGATATCTCTGTCATTGTTGTGAAACTTCAGTGA